The sequence GCTTTATAGGGCGCGTTGAAGTTTTGCGGAATGCGAATGCCGAAGAGGTAGCCCAGCCCCACCGCCATGTCCGAGTATCCGCTGAAGTCGAAGTAGAGCTGGAAGGTGTATCCCAGCGCCGCCATCCACGCCCCCAGCATGGAGAGGTTTTCGTGGTTGGCGAGCATGGGATCGACCATCCGCGCGATGGTGTCGGCAATCACCACCTTCTTGATCAGGCCGACGGCGAAGAAGCCGACGCCGAGCGCCATCTGGTCGGTCTGGGGCGGCTTGTCGATACGCTCCAGGTCGGCCTCGATCTGCCGAAAGCGCACGATAGGTCCGGCAACGAGTTGCGAGAAGAGGCTGACGTAAGTCAGGTACTCGAAGATGTTGCTTGTGGCGCGCACCCGGCCCGCCGCCACGTCCACCACGTAGGAGATCGTGTGGAAGGTGTAGAAGCTGATGCCGATGGGCAAGATGATGTTCAGCAGGGGCGGCGCGAAGGCGGGCGCGACCGCGTGCAGGCTCTCGGCGAAGAAGTTGTAATACTTGAAAAAGCCCAGCAGCGCGAGGTCAACGCAGATCGTGCCGATCATCCAGGCGCGCTTGGTCTTCTGGTCCTGGGCCCGCTGGATCATCAGGCCCGAGCCGAAGCTCACCAGGCTGGAAAACAGCATCAGGAAGCAAAAACGCCAGTCCCAGTATCCGTAGAAGATGTAGCCGCTGACCGTGAGCAGGATATAGCGGGCTTGCTTTTCCCGCAGCAGCCAGAAGAGCGCGAAGACAACAGGCAAGAAGGCGAAGAGGAAGATGTCGGAGTTAAAGACCATTGGGGTTCCCCTTGACGGTCAACGGCCCGCTTGCAGAGGAGGGGGAACGGTCAGACCTGGGCGCATCCCCTTTACCCTCACTCAGCAGGCGGCGGCTCAGCAGTTCCGCACCCCGGTTATCGATGTGGGCGCAGTCGTACCAGTCCTGCGCGTTGCTGCCGAACCGTTCGGGCGAGGCGTAGTCGCGTACCGTGACGCCTGTGCGGCGGCCGAGGCTCGCCAGGGCGGCGCGGGTTTGCCCAAGCAACTGCGTGTACCGAGTCTGATTGGCGAGCAGTTCGGTGGTAGCCGGGTGCAGTGGCGAGATCCAGATTTCTACCTGCCCGCCGTCGGCTTGCACCTCGCGCACCAGCGTCTCCAGGTAGCCCCAGCGCTGGGGGGACAGGGACTGCATCCCCCCGTAGATGTTGAGGTAACTCGGCAAGCACGCACTGACCTCCTGGGTTAGGTCGAAGGTTCCGGCAGCCCGCTGCCGTTCACGGCCCGGGTAGTGGAGGTAGCCGTTGGCCGTAAACTGCATGAAGGGCACTTTTTGCTCGGAACGTGCCCGCGCCGCCACCACCTTGAAGGTGTCTCTCAGGTACTCGACGGTGAACATGTCCTTGAAGCGGCTGACATTAGCCTCCACACCCACGAGTGCGGCCCCCCCCTGCTCGGCACTCAGCATCCGGCGCAGGTCGGGATTGTGGCGGAAGTTGGTGAAGAGTGCGTTGTCGTTGTGCAGCGCCTCCACGTCCAGGCCCAGCATCACTCGGCGGATAGGTGCCCCTTGCGCCTTCGCCCAGCGGTAGATCGCCAGATAGTCCTCGGCCTTGGCCGCGTCCACCGTGAAGTTGAAAAAGCGCAGCCCGGTCCGCTCGCTGAACACCGCCGGATCGAGCTTCATGCTGCGGCTGGAGCCGAGGATCAGGCCCTGGACCGGCGCTTGTTCCTCGAAGGCGCGAAAGAGGTCCATCTTCTGGCGGCGGGCGTCAAGCGTAACCGTCGGAAAGCGGCCTCCCCCGAACTGGCCTCGCGGGTCCACGTACCACAACAGCCCCCCCAGCAGGACCGCGAAAGCGATGACCCAACCGAGCACCACCTTCAGGAAGTGCATGGATAGTCCTCCTGTCTCCGGGGCGCGGACCACCCCGTACGGTGGACGTGGGAAGAACCTAAGGTCTGTCTGTGTCGGCCATGCTGCGACTTCATGTTCACCTCGGGTGATGCCGTGATCCCCCGGACCGCCCGACCGCACACCGGGCCCCAGGAATGGGCGGGGCAGGCTTGGGGGGTGAAGGTTCGGGGGGGTCGGGTCGCTTCGCTGAAAACGCCGCACCCACGGCTTCGTCAGTATCGATTTCCTATCGCCTGAGCCACGGTTGCTCAAGCTGTGGGGGGTACTGGGACCTATCCACGTCCGCGTTTTCCTGTTCCAGAAAAGCAAAGACGTGTGGGCACCCGTTCTTGCCGGGTGCTCACGTCGCCCGTGTCCTCACTCTGGCTGGGAGCTTTCTTCGCGATGCTTCCAGAAAATTCTGTCCTCGTCTCCCAGACCTCAGCCCCCCGGGACCCGGGGGGAGCCTTGCCGTGCGGTGGGGCCGCGGTCGCCGGGCGTGGTGGAGGCCACCGTTTTGACGTCGGGCCGCTGAAAACCCTCCAGAGCGCCTCGGGCCACGGCGCGCGCGCGCCCCCACTGGCCGCGCAGCACTCGCTTGGCGAGGTGGAAACCCGGGCCAGCGAGCAGCGGCACGAGGGGCAAGGGGGCGTGCTTGCGGAAAAAGCGCACGGCGCTGCGGGTAAAGTTCAGCTCGAAGGTCTCGCTCTTGGTCGACCGGGTATTGCCCTCCCCCATGCTCGCGCTGCCCACATGCCACACCCGCGAGCTGTCCGCCACCGCGAGTTTCCAATCTGCCGCCCGCAGCCGGAAGCTGAAGTCGGCATCCTCCCAGTACATGAAAAAGCGTTCGTCGAACAGACCGATTTCCTCCAGGGCGGCGCGGCGTACCAGCCAGCTCGTGCCGCCTAGAAAGTGGAGCCGCTCACGGGATACCGGCCCAAAGTACATGTCGGCATCCCCCCGCCACAACCGCACGAAGCCGCCGCCCCAGGCCTGCACCCGCTCGGGCACACGCATGTCGTACAGCACCGAGGCGACGGCTCCCGTGCGTGGCTCGGCCTCCAGAGTGGTCACGAGTTCGCTCAGGGCGAAGAAATCTACCACGGTGTCGTTGTTCAGAAACCAGACGTACTCGGCGCCGTGCTCCAGGGCCCGTCGGGCGCCGACGTTGTTTGCGGCCGTGAAACCCACGTTCCGCGCGATCTCTACGAATTCGATGTCGGGCCAGCGCTCCCGCAACTGGGCCAGCGAGTCGTCAGTGGACCCGTTTTCTACCACCAGGACCCGGAAAGAGGGATACTTGAGATCACGCAGTGAAGTCAGGCACGCATCCGTAAAGCGCCAGCCATTGTAGTTGATGAGAACGATGGTCACGGCGGGATGAGAGGGGTTGCTCATGAGGCTCCTTTCTGGAGCGGGTGTGGGCGGTTCATGCCGGTTGAAGCTCACGGTGCTCAGAGGAGACACGTTGGAATCGGTAGGCGCGGGCATTGAGATACGCTGCACACAGGCCCAGCATGAAATTCCAGTCGGGGGAGGTGAACACGATGGTGTAGCTGCCCACGAGGGCGATAAACAGGGTCGTGAAGGCGAAGGGCAGCACCCAGCGCCCACGGGCCCACACGGCGCGCGCGAGCGGCTGCACGATGCCGAAGATCACCAGGAGCCCCAGCCCGACGTAACCGAAAGTCCACAGAATCGAGTGATACGAGTAGTGGAGGTCGTTGGTGGTGCCGGTGCGCAGGTCGAGGTTGCTCGGAATCAGGGTGTTCGTACCCACGCCCAGCACGCGTTCCTGGTCGTCGTTGACCAGGGTGAAGGCAAGGTCCGCCTGCCGCTCGCGCCAGTCAATGTTGGTGCGGTCGAGGCTGAGACGGTCCGAGCGCTCCAGACCCGAGAGGGCGGGGCCCAGCGACGCGCCGAGTGACGAGAAGGACAGCACCACGGCGAGGGCGCTCAGCGCCATGAGGCCGCCAAGCGTCACCCGGGCGACGCGCAGGTGCGCGGCAGGCCGTTGTACGAGCCGCACGAGGACA is a genomic window of Deinococcus aestuarii containing:
- a CDS encoding MBOAT family O-acyltransferase is translated as MVFNSDIFLFAFLPVVFALFWLLREKQARYILLTVSGYIFYGYWDWRFCFLMLFSSLVSFGSGLMIQRAQDQKTKRAWMIGTICVDLALLGFFKYYNFFAESLHAVAPAFAPPLLNIILPIGISFYTFHTISYVVDVAAGRVRATSNIFEYLTYVSLFSQLVAGPIVRFRQIEADLERIDKPPQTDQMALGVGFFAVGLIKKVVIADTIARMVDPMLANHENLSMLGAWMAALGYTFQLYFDFSGYSDMAVGLGYLFGIRIPQNFNAPYKALGIGDFWRRWHISLSSWLRDYLYISLGGNRKGPTRTNINLIIVMLLGGLWHGANWTFVIWGAYHGVLLVIDRALQPWLTRWPPLLYRWSTFLLVIVGWVFFRSESLPMALDWLGKMVGVGTGTGDIPQTLMVMCVLCFVAVNTLPETWDIRFPKTVRWAPVYALGLFLAYLFMNGANSTFLYYQF
- a CDS encoding glycosyltransferase family 2 protein, with the translated sequence MSNPSHPAVTIVLINYNGWRFTDACLTSLRDLKYPSFRVLVVENGSTDDSLAQLRERWPDIEFVEIARNVGFTAANNVGARRALEHGAEYVWFLNNDTVVDFFALSELVTTLEAEPRTGAVASVLYDMRVPERVQAWGGGFVRLWRGDADMYFGPVSRERLHFLGGTSWLVRRAALEEIGLFDERFFMYWEDADFSFRLRAADWKLAVADSSRVWHVGSASMGEGNTRSTKSETFELNFTRSAVRFFRKHAPLPLVPLLAGPGFHLAKRVLRGQWGRARAVARGALEGFQRPDVKTVASTTPGDRGPTARQGSPRVPGG